DNA from Chitinophaga pendula:
CCCCACATCCCCTTCCTATAGCACTCCTGTATCATTCGTATAACATTCGTATAGTCATCCTGTAAGCAAAGCATATCCCAACTTATACCATCAGTATAGGATCGATATACCGCCCTTATAGCCAGCTTATACCCTGGTTATACAATGGCTATAGAACGCTTATACAATGCTTATACAACGGCTATAGGACACTTATACATACCCTTCACAAAAAATTAATATTCATACACTTACAAACAGGGCCAACCTGCCGCCGGCTCACCTTCCGCCGCTTGCCGGGTCCGATTTACCTGGTAAATCCCCTTGCCTAACTTTTTCCGCCTTCCCGCCTTTTCCCTAACTTTGGTCATATGATACCTGCATATACATTAAGTGAAAAGACACAACATTATCTGGCGCTGGAAGAGCAGTATGGAGCACACAACTATCACCCGCTACCGGTTGTATTGAACCGCGGCGAAGGGGTCTTTGTATGGGATGTGGATGGTAAGCGTTACTATGATTTCCTGTCTGGCTATTCCGCCGTTAACCAAGGCCATTGCCACCCCAAGATCATCGCCTCGCTGATAGAGCAGGCACAACAACTGACACTCACGTCCCGCGCATTCCACAGCGACCTGCTCGGAGAATATGCGCAGTTCGTCACCCAATATTTCGGCTACGACAAGGTACTCCCTATGAATACCGGCGTAGAAGCCGTGGAAACAGCCCTCAAACTCTGCCGCCGCTGGGGCTATGAGATCAAAGGCATCCCGGAGAACAAGGCCAAGATCATCACCTGCTCCCAGAACTTCCATGGCCGTACCCTCAACGTGATCTCCTTCAGCAGCGACCCGTCCGCCCGCAAAGGATTCGGCCCCTATATGCAGGGCTACGACAGCATCCCCTACAATGACCTGCCCGCACTGGCCAAAGCCCTGCAGGACCCTCATGTAGCCGGATTCCTCGTAGAGCCCATCCAGGGCGAAGCCGGCGTAGTCGTCCCCAACGAAGGATACCTCGCCACCGCCCGCCAATACTGTACCGACGCCAATGTCCTCTTCATCGGCGACGAAATACAGACCGGCCTGGGCCGCACCGGCCTAATGCTGGCCCTCGATCACGAAAACGTACGTCCCGACATCCTCATACTGGGCAAAGCCCTCTCCGGAGGCACCCTACCCGTATCCGCCGTCCTCGCCGACGATGAGATCATGCTCACCATCCGCCCGGGAGAACATGGCTCCACCTACGGTGGCAATCCCCTGGCTTGTAAAGTGGCCATGACCGCCCTCGCCGTGCTGAAAGAAGAAAATATGCTGGAAAATGCCCACGAAATGGGCATACGGCTACGCAAAGGCCTGGAAACACTCCAGTCCCCCTTCATCGCCACCGTCAGAGGAAAAGGACTCCTCAATGCCATCGTTATCAAACATCCTAACCCGGAAGCCGCCTGGGAGCTCTGCCTCACCCTCAAAGAATACGGTCTCCTCGCCAAACCTACCCATGGCGACAAGATCCGCTTCGCACCGCCGCTGAATATCACCGCCGCCCAGATAGATGAATGCGTAGATATCATCGGCAAAGGCCTCCGCGATCTCAAACTATAAGATTTTATCGCTAATACCGGGACGCTCCCGTCTCAACGAGCATGCAAACAAACGAAAGAACCATCCGCAGCACCGGCTGGAAAACAGACTTCCTCATCGGATTCCCCGAAGGGCTCTATGTGCTATTATTTACTACCCATGCTGCACAGGGCCTCCCCTTGTCCGTACAGACCTTCTATACCCTCAACACCGGTATCTGGATCATCGGGGCCACCCTCGTAGGCATCACCGCCTACAGTGCCAACAAAGGCGATTCACAACACGACGAATCTACCCTCTCACCCGAAGAAAGGAAAAAACTGCAAAAACTAGATATCTCCGATCCTATGATCGGCCAGATCGCCGCAGAAATGGAAAAAGATGCAGCACTATGGGAGAAAACACTGGAGTCTATACAGGTAAGAACCGTGGAATTTAACGCCCGAAAAGCCCTACGCAGCGCATTGGTAACAGCCGCCAGCTTCCTGCTCGGCGGTATCATCCCCCTCTTTTGCTACCTGGCCAATGAAAACTTCCCCCAGGCCAGCCGTACCGCCATCACCAGCAGCCTCGTCGCTGCCACCGCATTCGGCTGGTTCAAAGCAGCCGCAACCAGTCAGCGTAACTGGACCACCGCACTCCGATACCTCATCATAGCAGGCGTAGTACTGGGCGCCGCCCTCCTGCTGGGATACGTATTGAAAGATATTAACTACTGACAACGTTAAGCCTTCGGCCTTACCTTCGCAGACAACACACTGACAAAAGCCACCAGCCCACCCAACAAAGAAAGGTATAAACCAATCTGACGGTGCGGACATTCGCCCATCTCACAACGGGAAAAGATCAGCATATTACGGAACGCCCAGGCCAGCAAAAAAGCACATACAAAAAGATTCACCCGCTGTGCCCACACCTTCGGCACAAGGAAAAAGACGATCGCCACCACCGACAACAAAATAGCCAGCTTACCAGGCTCGCCGAAACTGGTGCCCGTAGTGTCCAGCCCCGTCAACAGCAGCTGTTTACTGTCTATCGTCAGCCAGGGCAGAAACGCACTGATGATGATCAATACAGCCGCCGCAATACCTATCACATTTGATTTGAACATGGATTGAATTTTCAGAAACCGCAAAGGTAGCGTAAGATATTCTAAAGTAATACGCTTACACCCGATTAAAAAAGCAGATGGGTACGTCGCCACCCTACCGGTAACAGACATACCCATCCTGTTGAAATA
Protein-coding regions in this window:
- the rocD gene encoding ornithine--oxo-acid transaminase; translation: MIPAYTLSEKTQHYLALEEQYGAHNYHPLPVVLNRGEGVFVWDVDGKRYYDFLSGYSAVNQGHCHPKIIASLIEQAQQLTLTSRAFHSDLLGEYAQFVTQYFGYDKVLPMNTGVEAVETALKLCRRWGYEIKGIPENKAKIITCSQNFHGRTLNVISFSSDPSARKGFGPYMQGYDSIPYNDLPALAKALQDPHVAGFLVEPIQGEAGVVVPNEGYLATARQYCTDANVLFIGDEIQTGLGRTGLMLALDHENVRPDILILGKALSGGTLPVSAVLADDEIMLTIRPGEHGSTYGGNPLACKVAMTALAVLKEENMLENAHEMGIRLRKGLETLQSPFIATVRGKGLLNAIVIKHPNPEAAWELCLTLKEYGLLAKPTHGDKIRFAPPLNITAAQIDECVDIIGKGLRDLKL
- a CDS encoding VIT1/CCC1 transporter family protein, whose product is MQTNERTIRSTGWKTDFLIGFPEGLYVLLFTTHAAQGLPLSVQTFYTLNTGIWIIGATLVGITAYSANKGDSQHDESTLSPEERKKLQKLDISDPMIGQIAAEMEKDAALWEKTLESIQVRTVEFNARKALRSALVTAASFLLGGIIPLFCYLANENFPQASRTAITSSLVAATAFGWFKAAATSQRNWTTALRYLIIAGVVLGAALLLGYVLKDINY